In Phreatobacter stygius, a genomic segment contains:
- a CDS encoding nuclear transport factor 2 family protein — MPAATPRDIAETFYEAFAARDGKAMGALYADDATFEDPVFGRLDAAHTRIMWRLLVGRAADLAVSYTVETADETTARVAWIAEYTFSQTDRPVVNNVTGTLTCRDGLIIRHKDVFSFWHWSRQALGLPGLLLGWTPFLQAKVGAKARKTIGL, encoded by the coding sequence ATGCCAGCAGCCACGCCGCGCGACATCGCCGAGACATTCTACGAGGCTTTCGCGGCACGCGACGGCAAGGCGATGGGCGCGCTTTATGCCGATGACGCAACCTTCGAGGATCCGGTCTTCGGCCGCCTGGATGCGGCGCACACCCGTATCATGTGGCGGCTTCTGGTCGGGCGGGCGGCCGATCTTGCGGTGTCCTATACGGTCGAGACCGCCGACGAGACGACGGCGCGCGTCGCCTGGATCGCCGAATATACCTTCAGCCAGACCGACCGGCCGGTGGTCAACAATGTCACCGGCACGCTCACCTGCCGCGACGGCCTGATCATCCGCCACAAGGACGTGTTCAGCTTCTGGCACTGGTCGCGGCAGGCGCTCGGCCTGCCTGGCCTGCTGCTCGGCTGGACGCCCTTCCTGCAGGCCAAGGTCGGCGCCAAGGCACGCAAGACGATCGGGCTCTGA
- a CDS encoding response regulator, whose protein sequence is MAVDLSMPILVVDDYNTMIRIIRNLLKQLGFDDIDDASDGSAALAKMKEKKYGLVISDWNMEPMTGYELLKEVRSDGFLARTPFIMVTAESKTENVIAAKKAGVNNYIVKPFNAQTLKAKIDAVFAD, encoded by the coding sequence ATGGCTGTTGATCTCTCGATGCCGATCCTCGTGGTCGACGATTACAACACGATGATCCGCATCATCCGCAATCTTCTGAAACAGCTCGGCTTTGACGACATCGACGACGCGTCGGATGGCTCGGCCGCATTGGCGAAGATGAAGGAGAAGAAATACGGCCTGGTGATCTCCGACTGGAACATGGAGCCGATGACCGGCTACGAGCTCCTGAAGGAAGTTCGCTCGGACGGTTTCCTGGCCCGCACGCCCTTCATCATGGTCACCGCGGAATCCAAGACCGAGAACGTCATCGCGGCCAAGAAGGCCGGCGTGAACAACTACATCGTCAAGCCGTTCAACGCCCAGACTTTGAAGGCCAAGATCGACGCCGTCTTCGCCGACTGA
- a CDS encoding EF-hand domain-containing protein yields the protein MYGLALGLMASAGNALNSPGSSTGSPGKASDSGKLDRFFERLDTNKDGRISQAEFMVSGQNLQPGSAESTTGSTAEGAASTNSAGARRNLFKAMDSDGDGNISKEEAAAFSAQKTAARAALLSIQEQFGGGQNAARTGQRRHPQAGAVASAQTLATIAPAAGGPASASVSAVAG from the coding sequence ATGTACGGATTGGCACTCGGCCTCATGGCCAGCGCGGGAAATGCCCTGAATTCTCCGGGAAGTTCGACGGGTTCCCCCGGAAAAGCATCCGATTCCGGCAAATTGGACCGTTTCTTCGAGCGGCTCGACACCAACAAGGACGGCCGGATCTCGCAAGCCGAGTTCATGGTGTCTGGGCAAAATCTGCAGCCTGGCTCGGCAGAATCCACCACCGGTTCGACGGCCGAAGGGGCGGCCTCGACCAACTCGGCCGGCGCGCGCCGGAACCTGTTCAAGGCCATGGACAGCGACGGCGACGGCAATATCTCGAAAGAAGAGGCCGCGGCCTTCTCGGCGCAGAAAACGGCCGCACGCGCGGCCCTGCTGAGCATCCAGGAGCAATTCGGCGGCGGTCAGAATGCGGCTCGCACCGGCCAGCGCCGGCATCCCCAGGCCGGCGCCGTCGCATCGGCTCAAACGCTGGCCACCATTGCTCCCGCGGCCGGCGGCCCGGCGTCCGCCTCGGTCAGCGCAGTGGCCGGCTGA
- a CDS encoding M16 family metallopeptidase has product MPITRRSFTTTLAASSIPVLMPHAAVGAVPIERVVRHVLPNGLEVIAIPDHRVPVVTHMIWYRVGSADEVPGKSGIAHFLEHLMFKGTTRAPGDTFSTAVTAVGGTENAFTSYDYTGYFQRVAREHLSTMMDFEADRMTGLVLTDAVVDPERDVVLEERKSRTDNDPGARLSETFSNTLWRDHPYGIPVIGWEREIRQLNRDDALAFYRRHYAPNNAVLVVAGDVTPDEILRFAETSYGVIPANPAITPRTRPPAPVHAKRERVRLADARVAQPSMTHAVIVPSYATAAQGEAEAFEILGQVAGSSPNGRIFKALVADQGLAAGAGAFYAGAALGDGRFGVYASPRPGVTLERLEAAMVEVTGRLVRDGITEEELARAKTRLVADSIFSQDSQASMARMYGSALVCGSTVADLQDWTNRVRKVTLAEVHAVAARALDLDRAVTAELVRQDHG; this is encoded by the coding sequence ATGCCGATCACGCGCCGCTCATTCACCACGACGCTTGCCGCGAGCTCCATCCCCGTGCTGATGCCGCATGCGGCGGTGGGCGCGGTGCCGATCGAGCGGGTGGTCCGCCACGTCCTGCCGAACGGGTTGGAGGTCATCGCGATCCCCGATCATCGGGTACCGGTGGTCACTCATATGATCTGGTATCGGGTTGGTTCCGCCGACGAGGTGCCAGGTAAATCCGGCATTGCCCATTTCCTCGAGCACCTGATGTTCAAGGGCACGACCCGGGCGCCCGGCGACACCTTCTCCACCGCCGTGACCGCGGTCGGCGGCACCGAGAACGCCTTCACCTCCTACGATTACACCGGCTATTTCCAGCGCGTGGCGCGCGAGCACCTGTCGACCATGATGGATTTCGAGGCCGACCGGATGACCGGTCTGGTCCTGACCGACGCGGTGGTCGATCCTGAACGGGATGTCGTGCTGGAGGAGCGCAAGAGCCGCACCGACAACGACCCCGGCGCGCGGCTGTCGGAGACATTCTCGAACACCTTGTGGCGGGATCATCCCTACGGCATTCCGGTCATCGGCTGGGAGCGCGAGATCCGCCAGCTGAACAGGGACGATGCGCTGGCTTTCTACCGGCGTCACTACGCGCCGAACAATGCCGTCCTGGTGGTCGCCGGCGACGTCACGCCCGACGAGATCCTGCGCTTCGCCGAAACCAGCTATGGCGTGATCCCGGCCAATCCGGCGATCACGCCGCGGACCCGGCCGCCGGCGCCGGTCCATGCCAAGCGGGAACGCGTGCGCCTTGCCGATGCGCGCGTCGCCCAGCCCAGCATGACCCATGCGGTCATCGTGCCGTCCTATGCGACGGCCGCCCAGGGCGAGGCCGAGGCCTTCGAGATCCTGGGCCAGGTGGCGGGCAGCAGCCCCAACGGACGCATCTTCAAGGCGCTGGTCGCCGACCAGGGGCTGGCCGCCGGCGCCGGCGCCTTTTATGCCGGCGCAGCGCTCGGCGACGGCCGCTTCGGCGTCTATGCCTCGCCGCGGCCGGGCGTGACGCTGGAGCGCCTGGAGGCCGCCATGGTCGAGGTGACCGGCCGCCTGGTGCGCGACGGCATCACCGAGGAGGAACTGGCGCGGGCGAAGACCCGGCTTGTCGCCGACTCGATCTTTTCCCAGGACAGCCAGGCCTCGATGGCACGCATGTATGGTTCGGCCCTGGTCTGCGGCTCGACGGTCGCCGACCTGCAGGATTGGACAAACCGCGTGCGCAAGGTCACGCTGGCCGAGGTCCATGCGGTCGCCGCGCGGGCGCTGGACCTTGACCGCGCCGTCACGGCCGAACTCGTGCGCCAGGACCACGGATGA
- a CDS encoding SURF1 family protein, producing MTTSRLRPLVVPGLVALAALAVLIRLGSWQLSQLAWKNGLIAQVEARTHAPPVPLPPAAAWPAMTAAADEYRRVAVTGSFRHDAEAYLYTVAGDSNRPGQPGRPQGQGYLVLTPLVTAEGATVLVNRGFVPTDRRDPATRQAGQTTGPVTITGLVRFPERRSVFAASDDLARRLFYTRDTPVIAQTLGFDRNSTAPFSIDADATPVAGGLPQGGETRLSFPNRHFEYALTWFGLALTLIGVFAAFAVQKWRGTV from the coding sequence ATGACCACATCCCGCCTTCGCCCGCTCGTCGTTCCGGGCCTCGTCGCGCTCGCGGCCCTTGCCGTGCTCATCCGGCTCGGATCCTGGCAGCTGTCGCAACTTGCCTGGAAGAACGGCCTGATCGCCCAGGTCGAAGCCCGCACCCATGCGCCGCCGGTGCCGTTGCCGCCGGCCGCCGCATGGCCGGCCATGACCGCCGCGGCCGACGAATATCGCCGCGTCGCCGTCACCGGCTCGTTCCGCCACGACGCCGAGGCCTATCTCTATACCGTCGCCGGCGACAGCAACCGGCCGGGCCAGCCCGGGCGGCCCCAGGGCCAGGGCTATCTGGTGCTGACCCCGCTGGTCACCGCCGAGGGCGCCACCGTCCTCGTCAATCGCGGCTTCGTGCCAACCGACCGGCGGGATCCGGCGACGCGCCAGGCCGGACAGACGACCGGCCCGGTGACGATCACCGGCCTCGTGCGCTTTCCCGAGCGGCGCAGCGTCTTTGCCGCCTCCGACGACCTGGCCCGCCGGCTGTTCTACACACGCGACACCCCCGTGATCGCCCAGACGCTCGGGTTCGATCGCAACAGCACCGCGCCGTTCTCGATCGACGCCGACGCCACGCCGGTCGCCGGCGGCCTGCCGCAGGGGGGCGAGACGCGCCTCAGCTTCCCCAACCGGCATTTCGAATATGCGCTGACCTGGTTCGGGCTGGCGCTGACGCTGATCGGCGTGTTCGCGGCCTTTGCCGTGCAGAAATGGCGCGGCACGGTCTGA
- a CDS encoding CoxF protein, with protein MATEDREPGIILTDEEKKRRRQRNVAIALALTALCVLFWAVTLVKGPAMFNRPM; from the coding sequence ATGGCGACTGAAGACCGCGAGCCGGGGATCATCCTCACCGACGAGGAGAAGAAGCGGCGCAGGCAGCGTAATGTTGCCATCGCATTGGCGCTCACCGCGCTCTGCGTCCTGTTCTGGGCGGTGACCCTGGTCAAGGGGCCGGCCATGTTCAATCGTCCGATGTAA
- a CDS encoding protein phosphatase CheZ encodes MKSVSTDHLDRIVEFVRTKRERDVSLADVVGLAEVTVESLSSFFRSIDMSVYRELSDIAAFITNMKAEIGRLQPNDLKQSRIPAAGLELDAIVKATEKATDTIMGAAEEVMAADPSNPTAYKAIVDERMMLIFEACSFQDITGQRVAKVVETLQHIEARVSRFAEAINAADAEGYMTDDERKREERKLQNILHGPQLDGEGVGQGDVDALFDKPHAGGTSQDAVDALFK; translated from the coding sequence ATGAAGAGCGTCTCAACCGACCATCTTGACCGGATCGTCGAATTCGTCCGCACCAAGCGTGAACGCGACGTGTCGTTGGCCGATGTCGTCGGCCTCGCCGAGGTGACCGTCGAATCGCTCTCCAGCTTCTTCCGCTCGATCGACATGTCGGTCTATCGGGAGCTGTCGGATATCGCGGCCTTCATCACCAATATGAAAGCCGAAATCGGCCGGCTGCAGCCCAATGACCTGAAGCAGAGCCGCATTCCGGCCGCCGGCCTGGAGCTCGACGCCATCGTCAAGGCCACCGAAAAGGCGACCGACACGATCATGGGCGCGGCCGAAGAGGTGATGGCGGCCGACCCGTCCAACCCGACCGCCTACAAGGCGATCGTCGACGAACGGATGATGCTGATCTTCGAGGCCTGCTCGTTCCAGGACATTACCGGCCAGCGCGTCGCCAAGGTCGTCGAGACGCTGCAGCATATCGAGGCCCGCGTGTCGCGCTTCGCCGAGGCGATCAATGCGGCCGATGCCGAAGGCTATATGACCGACGACGAACGCAAGCGCGAGGAGCGCAAGCTGCAGAACATCCTGCACGGTCCGCAGCTGGATGGCGAAGGTGTCGGCCAGGGCGATGTCGATGCCTTGTTCGACAAGCCGCATGCCGGCGGCACCAGCCAGGATGCTGTCGACGCGCTGTTCAAATAG
- a CDS encoding TIGR01459 family HAD-type hydrolase — translation MTTTIALPPTIDGLSTIASQYDLVLSDVWGVLHNGMKAHPAASAALMAIRRQGVPVVLISNAPRQSPVVVGQLDRLGIPRAAYDAVVTSGDVSRDYIRTRPGEPVHHVGPKRDLVIFEDIGTRLVGIDEAAYVVCTGLVDDRSETPDDYTERLERMRARNLFFVCGNPDKVVEVGDSLIYCAGAIGDRYQSMGGEVLYAGKPFEPAYETCFGFAERITGKPVDRTRVLAIGDAMRTDVAGAARMGIDCLFLAEGIHAELLLGPDGLKPAGLAALVAETGLHPRYVMPRLTW, via the coding sequence ATGACCACCACCATTGCCCTGCCGCCGACCATTGACGGTCTTTCGACGATCGCCAGCCAGTATGACCTCGTCCTGTCGGACGTCTGGGGTGTCCTGCACAATGGCATGAAAGCGCACCCCGCCGCCTCCGCCGCCCTGATGGCGATCCGCCGCCAGGGCGTGCCGGTGGTGCTGATCTCGAATGCGCCACGCCAGAGCCCTGTCGTGGTCGGCCAGCTCGACCGGCTGGGCATTCCGCGCGCGGCCTATGACGCGGTGGTCACCTCCGGCGACGTATCACGCGACTATATCCGGACCCGGCCGGGCGAACCGGTCCACCATGTCGGGCCGAAGCGCGACCTGGTGATCTTCGAGGATATCGGCACCCGGCTCGTCGGCATCGATGAAGCGGCCTATGTGGTCTGCACCGGGCTTGTCGACGATCGCAGCGAAACACCTGACGACTATACCGAGCGCCTCGAACGCATGCGCGCCCGCAACCTGTTCTTCGTCTGCGGCAACCCGGACAAGGTGGTCGAGGTCGGCGACAGCCTGATCTATTGCGCCGGTGCGATCGGCGATCGCTATCAGTCGATGGGCGGCGAGGTGCTCTACGCCGGCAAACCATTCGAGCCGGCCTACGAGACCTGTTTCGGCTTTGCCGAGCGGATCACCGGCAAGCCCGTCGATCGCACCCGCGTGCTGGCAATCGGCGACGCGATGCGCACCGATGTCGCCGGCGCCGCGCGAATGGGGATCGATTGCTTGTTCCTGGCCGAGGGCATTCACGCCGAACTGTTGCTCGGGCCTGACGGCCTGAAGCCGGCGGGCCTTGCCGCCCTGGTGGCGGAGACCGGCCTGCACCCGCGCTATGTGATGCCCAGGCTGACCTGGTGA
- a CDS encoding DUF983 domain-containing protein, giving the protein MTFYQEQSPFSTGLRCRCPRCGEGALFDGFLTPKARCSACGLDYSFADAGDGPAVFVILIAGFLICGLALFVEFRYQPPFWLHALMWGPLILIVTLGLLRPMKGIMIALQYVNKAREGRLDSQ; this is encoded by the coding sequence ATGACCTTCTATCAAGAGCAATCGCCGTTCTCGACCGGGCTGCGCTGCCGCTGCCCACGCTGCGGCGAGGGCGCCCTGTTCGATGGCTTCCTGACACCGAAGGCCCGATGCAGCGCCTGCGGGCTGGACTATTCCTTCGCCGATGCCGGCGACGGCCCGGCGGTCTTCGTCATCCTCATCGCCGGCTTCCTGATCTGCGGCCTCGCGCTGTTCGTCGAGTTCCGTTATCAGCCGCCGTTCTGGCTGCACGCGCTGATGTGGGGGCCGTTGATCCTGATCGTGACGCTCGGCCTGCTCCGACCCATGAAGGGCATCATGATCGCTCTCCAATATGTCAACAAGGCGCGCGAGGGGCGGCTCGACAGCCAGTGA
- a CDS encoding alpha/beta fold hydrolase, with translation MATSDLFPSFASHWIDTSIGKIFARSGGNGPPLLLIHGFPQTHVEWHRIAPELARSFTLVLPDLPGYGWSVAPADGANHFPYAKRDMAKILIEVMEQLGHVHFAVVGHDRGARVGYRMALDHPGRIERLALLDIVPTIVMWQRINAAPSPKTEHWIFLSGPKGVPEAAILKDTTGYLESKLSLWTRDGTLRCYDPRALQHYRDFFNEPSRVHACCEDYRAGATVDLRADEADKAAGRTIGCPVHAVWGSAGIPSAGASPLEAWKLFAPEASGEAVDSGHFLPEENPEGTLASLLPFLRRPID, from the coding sequence ATGGCCACATCCGACCTGTTTCCAAGCTTCGCTTCCCATTGGATCGACACCTCGATCGGCAAGATCTTCGCCCGCTCGGGTGGCAATGGGCCGCCGCTCCTGCTCATCCACGGCTTTCCGCAGACCCATGTGGAATGGCATCGCATCGCGCCGGAGCTTGCCCGCTCGTTCACCCTGGTGCTGCCGGATCTGCCCGGCTACGGCTGGTCGGTGGCGCCGGCCGACGGCGCCAACCACTTCCCCTATGCCAAGCGCGACATGGCCAAGATTCTGATCGAGGTGATGGAGCAGCTCGGTCATGTCCATTTCGCCGTCGTCGGCCATGACCGCGGCGCGCGGGTCGGCTATCGCATGGCCCTGGATCATCCCGGCCGCATCGAGCGGCTGGCACTGCTCGACATCGTGCCGACCATCGTCATGTGGCAACGCATCAACGCCGCGCCGTCACCCAAGACCGAGCACTGGATCTTCCTGTCCGGCCCGAAGGGCGTGCCGGAGGCGGCGATCCTGAAGGACACCACCGGTTATCTCGAATCGAAGCTGAGCCTGTGGACCCGGGATGGCACGCTCCGATGCTACGACCCGCGCGCGCTGCAGCACTATCGCGACTTCTTCAACGAACCGAGCCGCGTGCATGCCTGCTGCGAGGACTACCGGGCCGGCGCCACGGTCGATCTGAGGGCCGACGAGGCCGACAAGGCGGCGGGCAGGACGATCGGCTGTCCGGTCCATGCGGTGTGGGGCTCGGCCGGCATTCCATCCGCCGGCGCGAGCCCGCTCGAGGCCTGGAAGCTGTTCGCCCCCGAGGCCAGCGGCGAGGCGGTCGATTCCGGCCATTTCCTGCCCGAAGAGAACCCCGAGGGCACGCTGGCCTCGCTGTTGCCGTTTCTGCGGCGACCGATCGACTAG
- a CDS encoding cytochrome c oxidase assembly protein, protein MSKPATNQTAKRNWARDLKVGGAALGFGLFMFGAAYAMVPLYDMFCRLTGFGGTTMVAERPADRIVDHVIDVRFDANVAPSLPWRFQAETPRQTVKAGETHTMAYKVTNLSDQPVTGMASYNVAPLGTGRFFNKLQCFCFTEQTLGPHETREFSVVYFVDPAIADDPEGRAVNTITLSYTFFRQAPAARPVAGAPTSVRAN, encoded by the coding sequence ATGAGCAAGCCAGCGACCAACCAAACCGCCAAGCGGAACTGGGCGCGCGACCTGAAGGTCGGCGGCGCCGCCCTTGGTTTCGGCCTGTTCATGTTCGGCGCAGCCTATGCCATGGTGCCGCTCTACGACATGTTCTGCCGCCTGACCGGCTTCGGCGGCACCACCATGGTGGCCGAGCGGCCGGCCGATCGTATCGTCGACCATGTGATCGACGTGCGCTTCGACGCCAATGTGGCGCCGAGCCTGCCCTGGCGGTTCCAGGCGGAAACGCCGCGCCAGACGGTCAAGGCCGGCGAAACCCACACCATGGCCTACAAGGTCACCAATCTGTCCGACCAGCCCGTCACCGGCATGGCGAGCTACAATGTCGCGCCGCTCGGCACCGGCCGCTTCTTCAACAAGCTTCAGTGCTTCTGCTTCACCGAGCAGACATTGGGGCCGCACGAGACGCGTGAATTCAGCGTCGTCTATTTCGTCGATCCGGCGATCGCCGACGATCCGGAAGGGCGCGCCGTCAACACCATCACGCTGAGCTACACTTTCTTCCGGCAGGCGCCGGCGGCACGGCCGGTGGCCGGTGCCCCGACTTCGGTCCGGGCGAACTGA
- a CDS encoding heme o synthase, which produces MVSQATPGDFIALLKPRVMSLVVFTALVGIVLAPGSLHPVLSAASLLCIAIGAGASGALNMWYDADIDALMSRTSKRPIPAGRVSLGEALAFGLILSAFSVVVLGLVANWLAAGLLAFTIFFYVVIYTMWLKRSTPQNIVIGGAAGAFPPMIGWAAVTGTISVEATVLFLIIFFWTPPHFWALALLKSDDYARAGVPMLPVVAGEAETRKQILIYSILLAPLGVAPWFLGFAGIGYAVASIAGGLGMLAGAIEVYRLREGAPARKAAGRLFGFSLIYLFALFAVLLVEQGLIARYL; this is translated from the coding sequence ATGGTGAGCCAAGCGACGCCAGGAGACTTCATCGCGCTGCTGAAGCCGCGTGTGATGTCGCTTGTCGTGTTCACCGCGCTGGTCGGCATCGTGCTTGCGCCGGGCTCGCTGCACCCGGTGCTGTCGGCCGCCAGCCTTCTGTGCATCGCGATCGGCGCCGGCGCCTCGGGCGCGCTCAACATGTGGTACGACGCCGATATCGACGCGCTGATGTCGCGCACGTCCAAGCGGCCGATCCCGGCCGGCCGGGTCTCACTCGGCGAAGCGCTGGCTTTCGGATTGATCCTGTCGGCCTTTTCGGTGGTGGTGCTCGGCCTGGTGGCGAACTGGCTGGCCGCCGGCCTGCTCGCCTTCACCATCTTCTTCTATGTCGTCATCTACACGATGTGGCTGAAGCGCTCGACGCCGCAGAACATCGTGATCGGCGGTGCCGCCGGCGCTTTCCCGCCGATGATCGGCTGGGCCGCCGTGACCGGGACCATCTCGGTCGAGGCGACCGTGCTGTTCCTGATCATCTTCTTCTGGACGCCGCCGCATTTCTGGGCGCTGGCGCTGCTCAAGTCGGACGACTATGCGCGCGCCGGCGTGCCGATGCTGCCGGTCGTCGCCGGCGAAGCCGAGACCCGCAAGCAGATCCTCATCTATTCCATCCTGCTGGCGCCGCTCGGTGTCGCGCCCTGGTTCCTGGGTTTTGCCGGCATCGGTTATGCCGTGGCATCGATCGCCGGCGGTCTCGGCATGCTGGCCGGCGCCATCGAGGTCTATCGGCTGCGCGAAGGCGCGCCGGCCCGCAAGGCCGCCGGACGTCTGTTCGGCTTCTCGCTGATCTATTTGTTCGCGCTCTTCGCCGTGCTCCTGGTCGAGCAGGGCCTGATCGCCCGATACCTGTGA
- a CDS encoding RAG2 PHD domain containing protein, producing the protein MSQAIRRSGAQAPHLFIVGPCSHGLWTARDLDGSAEGVFRTRKDAIRFALVEGGHDNVVTLSTEPIEPSFMRGTS; encoded by the coding sequence ATGTCCCAAGCCATCAGACGTTCCGGCGCGCAGGCGCCCCATCTTTTCATTGTCGGCCCGTGCTCGCACGGCCTGTGGACCGCGCGCGACCTCGACGGCAGCGCCGAAGGCGTGTTCCGGACCCGCAAGGACGCCATCCGATTCGCCCTGGTCGAGGGCGGCCACGACAATGTCGTCACGCTCAGCACCGAGCCGATCGAGCCGTCCTTCATGCGGGGGACATCCTGA
- a CDS encoding cytochrome c oxidase subunit 3, with the protein MAEAHTKHHDYHLVPPSPWPFIGSMSAFVMAVGLVMWMKAMPLAGLKLGPVLFFAGFIGVLYTMFGWWSDVVKEGQQGDHTRVVSLHLRYGMIMFIASEVMFFVAWFWAYFDVSLFPGEAHQFQRTELTGGHWPPKGIETFNPLHLPLLGTMVLLLSGTTVTAAHHYIVTGERQAAKMYLWFTVALGALFTSLQAYEYSHAHFSFSGHIYGATFFMATGFHGAHVIIGTIFLLICALRLYKDTHLTPEKHFGFEAAAWYWHFVDVVWLFLFACIYVWGYGWAGAAAGAATGAGGH; encoded by the coding sequence ATGGCCGAGGCCCATACCAAGCACCACGACTATCACCTCGTGCCACCGAGCCCATGGCCGTTCATCGGCTCGATGTCGGCTTTCGTCATGGCGGTCGGCCTCGTCATGTGGATGAAGGCGATGCCGCTGGCTGGCCTCAAGCTCGGCCCGGTGCTGTTCTTCGCCGGCTTCATCGGCGTGCTCTACACCATGTTCGGCTGGTGGTCGGACGTGGTGAAGGAAGGCCAGCAGGGCGACCATACCCGGGTCGTGTCGCTGCATCTGCGCTACGGCATGATCATGTTCATCGCCTCCGAGGTGATGTTCTTCGTGGCCTGGTTCTGGGCCTATTTCGACGTCTCGCTGTTTCCCGGCGAAGCGCACCAGTTCCAGCGCACCGAGCTGACCGGCGGACATTGGCCGCCGAAGGGCATCGAGACCTTCAATCCGCTGCATCTGCCGCTGCTCGGCACCATGGTGCTGCTGCTCTCGGGCACCACGGTCACCGCCGCGCACCACTATATCGTGACCGGTGAGCGCCAGGCCGCGAAGATGTATCTGTGGTTCACGGTCGCACTCGGCGCCCTGTTCACCTCGCTGCAGGCCTACGAATATTCGCACGCTCACTTCAGCTTCTCGGGCCATATCTACGGCGCCACCTTCTTCATGGCGACCGGCTTCCACGGCGCCCATGTCATCATCGGCACGATCTTCCTGCTGATCTGCGCGCTGCGCCTCTACAAGGACACGCACCTGACGCCGGAAAAGCATTTCGGCTTCGAGGCGGCCGCCTGGTACTGGCACTTCGTCGACGTGGTCTGGCTGTTCCTGTTCGCCTGCATCTATGTCTGGGGTTATGGCTGGGCGGGCGCTGCTGCCGGCGCGGCCACCGGTGCCGGTGGCCATTGA
- a CDS encoding M16 family metallopeptidase — protein sequence MTPIPALRRFLSGAFAMTAALLSVTPVAEAASRVERVISPGGIEAWLVRQTHLPIIALDFSMRGGAAQDPPDRPGTANILAAMLDEGAGELDGETFSKRLEDRAIEMTFAAGRDALSGSVRMLSEHQTDAFALLKLALRQPRFDAAPLERIRQSALANIRRASTNPNAIANETFWATAFPGHPYGHRTVGTAESVQAITRDDLVALHRRIVARQHLKIAVVGDITAEALAVVLDDVFADLPARAELTPVPQVTLAGAGERRVIALDVPQTVISFGLAGLKRDDPDFIAAFVMNHILGGGSLSSRLYTEVREKRGLAYSISSGLAAFDAAGVMTGGTSTRNDRAAESLAVIEAELARMGADGPTEAELDQAKRYLIGSWALRFETSNAIASNLIRIQLDGFGPDYLDRRNGLIQAVTIDDLRRVAKRLLGDPRLLVVAVGRPIGF from the coding sequence ATGACCCCGATCCCTGCGCTTCGCCGCTTCCTGTCAGGGGCTTTCGCCATGACCGCCGCTCTCCTGTCCGTCACTCCCGTCGCCGAGGCCGCCAGCCGCGTCGAACGGGTGATCTCGCCCGGCGGGATCGAAGCCTGGCTGGTCCGGCAGACCCATTTGCCGATCATCGCACTCGACTTTTCCATGCGTGGCGGCGCCGCCCAGGATCCGCCCGACCGGCCGGGCACCGCCAATATCCTGGCGGCCATGCTCGACGAGGGCGCCGGCGAACTGGACGGCGAGACCTTCAGCAAACGGCTCGAAGACCGGGCCATCGAAATGACCTTCGCGGCCGGGCGCGACGCCTTGTCCGGGTCGGTGCGCATGCTGAGCGAGCATCAGACGGACGCCTTTGCCCTGCTCAAGCTGGCATTGCGGCAGCCGCGCTTCGACGCCGCTCCCCTGGAGCGCATCCGGCAATCCGCGCTCGCCAATATCCGGCGGGCGTCGACCAATCCGAACGCCATCGCCAACGAGACATTCTGGGCGACCGCCTTCCCGGGCCACCCCTATGGCCATCGCACTGTCGGCACCGCCGAAAGCGTCCAGGCCATCACCCGCGACGACCTGGTCGCCTTGCACCGCCGCATCGTGGCGCGCCAACACCTGAAGATCGCGGTGGTCGGCGACATCACCGCCGAGGCGCTGGCCGTGGTTCTCGATGATGTCTTCGCCGATCTGCCGGCCCGGGCCGAGCTGACGCCGGTGCCGCAGGTGACGCTCGCCGGAGCGGGCGAACGCCGGGTCATTGCCCTCGACGTCCCCCAGACCGTCATCTCCTTTGGCCTCGCCGGCCTGAAGCGCGACGATCCCGATTTCATTGCTGCCTTCGTCATGAACCATATCCTCGGTGGCGGCTCGCTGTCGTCGAGGCTCTATACCGAGGTTCGCGAGAAGCGCGGTCTGGCCTATTCGATCTCGTCGGGCCTCGCCGCCTTCGACGCCGCCGGCGTGATGACCGGCGGGACCTCGACACGCAATGACCGCGCGGCCGAGAGCCTGGCCGTCATCGAGGCGGAACTGGCCCGCATGGGCGCGGACGGACCGACCGAAGCCGAGCTCGACCAGGCCAAGCGTTACCTCATCGGGTCCTGGGCCCTGCGCTTCGAGACCTCCAACGCGATTGCCTCCAACCTCATCCGCATCCAGCTCGACGGCTTCGGTCCCGATTATCTCGACCGGCGCAACGGCCTGATCCAGGCGGTGACGATCGATGATCTGCGCCGGGTGGCGAAACGGCTGCTTGGTGATCCGCGGCTCCTGGTGGTGGCCGTCGGCCGGCCGATCGGGTTCTGA